The region TCTAATTTTCTGCACAACTGATCTATATTGATGGGCCCAATTATGCATAAAATAATGGTATACTCACAGTGTTTTTTGGTATTTGAAATTTTAAATCTGCATCCAAAGTGCCCCAAACTACCTCTGATTGTTTTCAATGTAAAATCTGCAGTGCGGCCAATTTATATGCAGCAGAACGGAAAAAGGCACTTCGAAAAGTGACCTGGTCCTTTAGGAAGAAGTAGAATTTGCCTCAttcaaatctgcagcagaaatctAAAGATCAGCCTTGGACATCTGATATCGAGTCCACCACGAATACACGCTGGATTTGTTCTATGGGAAAATTCACCAAATGAATGAAACTTGTAACTCCGCATTTTTGCAGTGCTTTTTTCTGCAGCTGAAACCTGCTgttttggcaggaaaaatgctgtgttCAAAATGCAGGTTTTGCTGTGGTTATGTTGGGTAttttgaactcttttttttttagctGCTCTTATTGGGTGTGAACTATATGTGTGATTTATTTACAGTACATgtttaaagctatgtgcacacgatgcagatttggtgcagatttagtgcagaactgcagcgtttttttctgctgcagaaacgctgcagaactgcactgtgatttacagtacaatgtaaatcaatgtgaaaaaaaaagctgtgcacatggctcagaaaaatccgcacagaaacgctgcagatttcaaagaagtgcatgtcacttcttttgtgtgtttctgcagcgtttctgcacccctccattaatagaaatccgcagtggtaaaaactgtagaaaatccgcgcaaaaaacgcatcaaaaccacacaaaaaacgcatcaaaaacgcagctgcggattctgccaggagatgcagattttgtgcagaaaattctgcatccaaatctgcaacgtgtgcacacagcctaatagatgtagttttattcaccaaaaatgcatcaaaaagtgGAGCAAAACCTGATTGTTGCATTTTTGTGCAAAAATTTTTttacactttctcattgctttctatggtgaaaaaatgctgcaaaaacactgaaagaattgacatactgcatatctaaaaaatgctgcagttctcaaattcaaTCTGAAAAAAAAGAAGcttgtacatgagatttctgaaatctgacaaaaatgctgcatgtgaacgtaGTCCTAATGTAAGTTTCCATCATTTTTTTCAGTTAGTATTTGGTTCAGGTCTTTTTTTAACTGTGTGTTCTTAACTATTTTTGTAATTATTGAACCTGCATGTTTTGCACCCCCCATATTATTATGCCTATACTCAGCCCTACATCTACAATACATAAATATTAAGTTTATGCTGCATAAATATTAGTCTTGGCATTTATTAAATCAATAGAGAGAATTGCCCCATGTATATACAGTAGGCAGTTTACTTACCTCCAATAAACTGTATAGCTCCTTGGACTCTACCAGTCATTCTGGAGATGAGATCCCCGATACAACAGCCAAGGATGGCAGCTAAAGACACTAAAAGGAGTAAAGCGCAACCAATGCCCGTCACAAGGGTGCAGATCTGCCATGACAGACTTGGAATGGCGCTAAAGCTGGCATATCTTCCACATTCTTCCACCATCACCAAGCTCTTCTCATCAGCTTGAGCAGGATAAGTACAGCGCCGGAAAGTGCTGAATGAAACTGGTTTTCCCATTTGGAAGCCATACAGCCAATAAGGCATGAAGAAACTGGTGCAGCTGGCAGCAGCCGATAGAAAAGACAGAAGCGCCCAGAGGGCACCAAGTAGTGTCAGACTGCTTGCCATCATTCACAGAATTTCAGATCCTTAGAACAAGAGTTGGCATTGTTAGAGAACTTGATCTGCAATCATTTGTCTTTGCTTGTTCCTAGTGTTACACAACAATCTTCTCTTCCACTTTTTTGTTTCTTCATCTGAATGTCGGATCTTGAAGAATTTGAAAGTTATAAAGAACTTATGATATCTATTCTTCACCACCTGATTGTTGTCACTTCATCGCAATCTTGGAGACTTTGGTGGTGGATCTTCTCCCCAGCGCTCTACTGTGAACTGTTTTATTGTAATCACGAACAGACTCTTCCTGTTGAGGAGAAATATAAGGACAATGGGTTAAATGACTGCTTAGTCACACAGAGGAGCATTAGCTGCAGGTGCAGTCTCTATAGGAGCAGTcagactaatatactgtatactcttTATTATACTCCGAGGGGAGTCACCATGTGTCGTTTGGCGTTACCGCAGGGAAATGTCTTACTTCCTCTTGCAATGATTACGTTGGATCAAAATGTCGTTAAAAGTCCTTTTATAATTCCAAGAGTTAGAAATGGTTAGCAATGCTATGATATAATGCAGAGGTCCCAAAAATGCTGTTCTTAGGAAGTCAACAGCCCATATCCCTTATTACCCAAAAGCCAGCTCTTCTAGAATAAACTTAAACATCCCTCACTTTATAGCCCAGATTTCTTACATTCTTCTCTTGAGTTTTCACAAGTAATTACAGTTTTGgttattttttattcaattttaCTGCAGGTTATCTTTGCCATATATTATACTTTGTTTAAAGATCTGAAATAATAAAAAAGCATACCTCCAGTGAAATATAAAAAATTCACAATGCTCTTTGATCCTCGTGTCCAGCAGTTATGTAATTTACTTGGATAGCTTAAAGCAAATCTTCAATTTTTTTAAGACCATGACGCTTTTCCATCTCATTAGCAATAGGAgccattttttttataatttaatctTCCACTGCATAGAGATAACATTAAAATCAACAAGCGTGGTGCATGTAGACACTCCTGTGCTTGGGAGTTTACTGAATACTATCTTATTTTTGAGTTGAAGAGGTTGTACCAGCTCGAGACAGAAGTCTGCAGACATTCTATGTGacatcagggcagcggggtactcggcacaGGGTCCGATTGCTGTTAAAGACGATGTcacgtggctgtg is a window of Ranitomeya variabilis isolate aRanVar5 chromosome 2, aRanVar5.hap1, whole genome shotgun sequence DNA encoding:
- the LHFPL1 gene encoding LHFPL tetraspan subfamily member 1 protein, whose translation is MMASSLTLLGALWALLSFLSAAASCTSFFMPYWLYGFQMGKPVSFSTFRRCTYPAQADEKSLVMVEECGRYASFSAIPSLSWQICTLVTGIGCALLLLVSLAAILGCCIGDLISRMTGRVQGAIQFIGGLLISSGCALYPLGWNSPEIQQACGNASSQFQLGTCKIGWAYYCTGGGAAVAMLICTWMSCFAGKKNKPSPY